One window from the genome of Nitrosospira multiformis encodes:
- the treZ gene encoding malto-oligosyltrehalose trehalohydrolase yields MPFGAQIAEQGVRFRLWAPGCDRVALCVTAGQDERAFSMDSCGGGWFELITSHASAGTRYRFEVNGGLRVPDPASRFNPDDVHGASEVIDPADFDWRDAAWRGRPWEEAVVYELHVGTFSPEGTFTGVLERLDYLVELGVTAIELMPVADFPGARNWGYDGVLPYAPDSRYGRPDDLKALIRAAQARGLMVLLDVVYNHFGPEGNYLHVYAKEFFTERHHTPWGAAINFDGPGSRDVREFFIHNALYWLHEYHLDGLRLDAVHAIVDGSEPHILTELAERVHASIGGKRRVHLILENDANAARYLGRGSSAAPYVTPYLAPRAAPHVTQYAAQWNDDIHHALHVLTTGETDGYYTDYADEPIRHLGRCLAEGFAYQGEVSAYRGHAKRGETSAHLPPQAFVSFLQCHDQVGNRAFGERIAHIAPAAAVRAAAAVYLLAPGIPMLFMGEEFAAKSPFQFFCDFSGELRAAVTQGRRREFARFARFADPAMQAAIPDPNEMQTFLASKLDWSLLKDAQAEWLAHYRNLLKLRRDVIVPRLRGMSGRSARFEVFAPESLRVQWQLGDGSTLRLLANFSGERIHADIPAGQTVFASSTEAGQGMLDPWSVVWTLET; encoded by the coding sequence ATGCCCTTCGGAGCACAGATCGCGGAACAGGGTGTCCGCTTCCGTCTGTGGGCGCCCGGTTGCGACCGGGTAGCGTTGTGCGTCACAGCCGGGCAGGACGAACGGGCATTTTCGATGGACTCGTGCGGTGGCGGCTGGTTCGAACTCATTACATCGCACGCCAGCGCAGGGACACGCTATCGCTTCGAGGTGAACGGCGGCCTGCGTGTCCCGGACCCGGCATCGCGTTTCAACCCGGACGATGTGCATGGCGCAAGCGAAGTGATCGACCCGGCGGACTTTGACTGGCGGGACGCGGCATGGCGCGGCCGCCCGTGGGAAGAAGCCGTGGTCTATGAGTTGCATGTGGGTACTTTTTCACCCGAAGGGACCTTCACGGGAGTGCTGGAACGGCTCGACTATCTGGTGGAGCTTGGCGTGACGGCGATTGAATTGATGCCGGTGGCCGATTTTCCCGGCGCGCGCAACTGGGGCTATGACGGCGTCCTACCCTACGCGCCGGACAGCCGTTACGGCCGCCCGGACGATCTCAAGGCATTGATTCGGGCTGCGCAGGCAAGAGGCCTGATGGTGTTGCTGGACGTGGTGTACAACCACTTCGGGCCGGAAGGAAATTATCTTCACGTTTATGCAAAAGAATTCTTTACCGAGCGCCACCATACCCCCTGGGGCGCGGCGATCAATTTCGACGGGCCAGGCAGCCGGGATGTGCGCGAATTTTTCATCCACAATGCACTGTACTGGCTGCACGAATATCACCTTGATGGCCTGCGCCTGGATGCGGTGCATGCGATCGTCGACGGCTCTGAACCACATATTCTCACCGAACTGGCAGAGCGCGTGCATGCAAGCATCGGCGGCAAACGCCGGGTGCACCTGATTCTGGAGAACGACGCCAACGCGGCACGCTATCTCGGACGCGGATCTTCCGCCGCCCCCTATGTCACCCCCTATCTTGCCCCGCGTGCCGCCCCGCATGTCACTCAATATGCGGCCCAATGGAATGATGACATTCATCATGCGCTGCATGTCCTCACAACCGGCGAGACAGATGGATATTACACGGACTACGCTGATGAGCCGATCCGCCACCTCGGGCGCTGCCTGGCGGAAGGATTTGCTTACCAGGGAGAAGTGTCAGCCTATCGCGGCCATGCGAAGCGCGGCGAAACGAGCGCGCACCTGCCGCCGCAAGCCTTCGTGTCTTTCCTGCAATGTCACGACCAGGTGGGCAACCGCGCTTTCGGGGAACGCATTGCACATATTGCGCCAGCGGCGGCCGTGCGCGCGGCGGCGGCTGTCTATCTGCTGGCGCCGGGCATCCCCATGCTGTTCATGGGGGAGGAGTTCGCCGCGAAATCGCCGTTCCAGTTCTTTTGCGACTTCAGCGGCGAACTGCGCGCAGCGGTGACGCAAGGCCGGCGGCGCGAATTTGCCCGGTTCGCGCGCTTCGCCGATCCGGCGATGCAGGCGGCCATACCGGACCCGAATGAGATGCAGACCTTTCTTGCGTCGAAGCTCGACTGGAGCTTGCTCAAGGATGCACAGGCGGAATGGCTGGCGCATTACCGGAACCTATTGAAGCTGCGGCGGGACGTGATTGTGCCCCGCCTGCGAGGGATGAGTGGGCGTTCGGCGAGGTTCGAAGTATTCGCGCCGGAAAGTCTGCGGGTGCAGTGGCAGCTGGGTGATGGTTCGACGCTGCGGCTGCTGGCGAATTTTTCGGGTGAGAGAATTCACGCAGACATTCCAGCCGGACAGACTGTGTTCGCCTCGTCAACAGAGGCGGGGCAAGGCATGCTCGATCCGTGGTCCGTGGTGTGGACGCTCGAAACATAG
- the treS gene encoding maltose alpha-D-glucosyltransferase has translation MEQEDDPLWYKDAIIYELHVKTFFDSNGDGIGDFPGLISKLDYLQELGVNTLWLLPFYPSPGRDDGYDIADYHNIHPAVGEMADFRKFIDEAHLRGLRVITELVINHTSDQHPWFQAARCSPPGSSKRDFYVWSDTDSRYSGTRIIFNDTEKSNWTWDEEAKAYYWHRFFSHQPDLNFANPHVFKAIMHVMRFWLDAGVDGMRLDAMPYLCEREGTSNENLPETHAVIRRMRAELDQHYPNRMFLAEANQWPEDVREYFGDGDECHMAFHFPLMPRMYMAIAQEDRHPVVEIMEQTPDIPDNCQWAVFLRNHDELTLEMVTDRERDYLNQTYAINPDARLNLGICRRLAPLLENDRHRIELMSLLLMTMPGSPILYYGDEIGMGDNFLLGDRNGVRTPMQWRGELNGGFSTAEPDRLFQPLIVDPVYGFGAVNVESQQRNASSLLNWMRRLIAMRKAQRAFGRGTLSFLRPGNRKILAYLREYEDEIILCVANLSRAPQAVELDLSPFKGRVPVELMGRSKFPPIGQLPYLLTLSGHGFYAFRLATDVEAPAWHEERPVPPDLPVLILVDLGWHTLFGHTEDREGVNQLMVRRARDQLERQIIPRYFRSQPWFLDKDAATEKFELGEMSEWSTESGSWLLATAVLTLTNGESHRYAIPLALAWEDEDENRISALLHATLAKVRRRARMGILFDAFWDDAFCRTVVSSMECGSTVPFGGGQLQFGATLAFPGFAYPADTATVTRTVSERGRLVVNLGDHLVLKGYRWLLPGVHPELEVSRFLTETAKFTHMTPLAGTAEYSDGGEGHRSTLAILERYGENQGNAWTYTLDYLERFLDECLARPEHPPDARHAVYMDLIRTLGLRTAEFHQALALPGAAGAPDAIDAIDAFGSEPITADDIAAWVNSVHIQMGAMYKLLEAELPWLPEPVQPTGNDLVAARPRLYRRIMHAATLHPEATGAAKARYHGDYHLGQVWLSSNDFLITNYGGEPGRDWAQRRWKHTPLRDVAGMLYSFSEVAAAALDHVAADLPETGVALRQQVDTWQAQASRNFFKSYRRAMKGHALFPSDTRIADALVTLFMVEKAAAGVSNALTQSSKTAVTAMRRLIQLGQRR, from the coding sequence ATGGAACAAGAAGACGACCCGCTTTGGTACAAGGACGCCATCATCTATGAGCTGCACGTCAAGACGTTCTTTGACAGCAATGGTGATGGCATTGGAGATTTTCCGGGCCTGATCTCCAAACTCGACTATCTGCAGGAGCTGGGCGTCAACACGCTCTGGCTGCTGCCGTTCTATCCCTCGCCGGGGCGCGATGACGGCTACGACATCGCCGACTATCACAACATTCATCCCGCGGTTGGCGAGATGGCGGATTTCCGCAAGTTTATCGACGAAGCGCATCTCCGCGGCTTGCGCGTGATCACCGAGCTGGTAATCAACCACACTTCGGATCAGCATCCCTGGTTCCAGGCGGCGCGGTGTTCGCCGCCGGGTTCAAGCAAGCGGGACTTCTACGTCTGGAGCGACACCGATTCCCGATACAGCGGAACCCGCATCATCTTCAATGACACGGAGAAATCCAACTGGACGTGGGATGAGGAAGCAAAGGCTTATTACTGGCATCGCTTCTTCTCGCACCAGCCGGATCTGAATTTTGCCAATCCGCATGTATTCAAGGCAATCATGCATGTGATGAGATTCTGGCTCGACGCCGGGGTGGATGGTATGCGCCTGGACGCGATGCCCTATCTATGCGAACGCGAGGGTACCAGCAACGAGAACCTGCCGGAAACCCACGCGGTAATCAGACGCATGCGCGCCGAACTGGATCAACACTACCCCAACCGCATGTTCCTGGCGGAGGCGAACCAGTGGCCGGAAGATGTACGCGAGTATTTTGGAGACGGCGACGAATGCCATATGGCCTTCCACTTTCCCCTCATGCCGCGCATGTACATGGCCATTGCGCAGGAAGACCGGCATCCGGTCGTGGAAATCATGGAGCAGACGCCGGACATCCCGGACAATTGCCAATGGGCGGTGTTCCTGCGCAATCATGACGAACTGACCCTGGAAATGGTCACCGATCGCGAACGGGACTATCTCAACCAGACTTACGCGATTAACCCTGACGCGCGCCTCAATCTGGGCATCTGCCGCCGCCTCGCGCCGCTGCTTGAAAACGATCGGCATCGTATTGAGCTGATGAGCCTGCTGCTCATGACCATGCCGGGCTCGCCGATCCTCTATTATGGCGATGAGATCGGCATGGGTGACAATTTCCTGCTTGGCGACCGCAATGGTGTCCGCACACCCATGCAGTGGCGCGGAGAGCTTAATGGCGGCTTTTCCACCGCTGAACCTGATCGTCTGTTTCAACCGCTCATTGTCGATCCTGTCTATGGCTTCGGCGCGGTAAACGTGGAGTCGCAACAGCGCAACGCTTCCTCACTGCTCAACTGGATGCGCCGGTTGATTGCCATGCGCAAGGCGCAACGCGCCTTCGGTCGCGGCACGCTCAGCTTTCTGCGGCCGGGCAATCGCAAGATACTTGCCTATCTGCGCGAATACGAAGATGAAATCATCCTGTGCGTGGCCAATCTGTCACGCGCGCCACAGGCGGTAGAACTGGATTTGAGTCCTTTCAAGGGCCGGGTGCCGGTGGAATTGATGGGCCGCAGCAAGTTTCCCCCCATCGGCCAATTGCCGTATCTGCTCACCTTGAGCGGCCACGGGTTTTATGCCTTCCGTCTGGCCACGGATGTGGAGGCGCCGGCCTGGCACGAAGAGCGCCCGGTACCCCCGGATCTGCCCGTGCTGATACTGGTAGACCTGGGATGGCACACCCTTTTTGGGCACACTGAGGACCGTGAGGGTGTGAACCAGCTGATGGTGCGCCGCGCGCGGGACCAGCTGGAGCGGCAGATCATTCCACGCTACTTCCGCTCCCAGCCATGGTTCCTGGATAAAGATGCGGCGACGGAGAAATTCGAGCTTGGCGAGATGAGTGAGTGGTCCACGGAATCCGGCAGCTGGCTGCTGGCCACCGCGGTGTTGACACTCACCAATGGTGAATCGCATCGCTACGCCATTCCGCTGGCGCTGGCGTGGGAGGATGAGGACGAGAACCGTATCAGTGCGCTGCTGCATGCTACGCTGGCTAAGGTACGGCGGCGCGCGCGCATGGGGATCCTGTTCGACGCATTCTGGGACGACGCATTCTGCCGCACGGTGGTATCGAGCATGGAGTGTGGCTCAACCGTGCCGTTTGGCGGCGGGCAGTTGCAGTTCGGGGCGACTCTTGCCTTCCCCGGCTTCGCCTATCCAGCGGATACGGCGACGGTGACGCGTACCGTATCCGAGCGCGGACGTCTGGTGGTGAACCTGGGTGATCACCTGGTGCTGAAGGGCTACCGTTGGTTGCTTCCAGGGGTGCACCCGGAGCTGGAAGTATCGCGATTCCTCACGGAGACGGCGAAGTTTACCCACATGACCCCACTGGCGGGCACGGCGGAGTACTCGGACGGCGGCGAGGGACATCGTTCAACGCTTGCGATCCTGGAGCGCTACGGCGAGAACCAGGGCAATGCCTGGACTTATACGCTGGACTACCTGGAGCGTTTCCTGGACGAGTGTCTCGCACGGCCGGAGCACCCTCCGGATGCGCGCCATGCCGTTTACATGGATCTGATCAGGACCCTGGGCCTGCGCACGGCGGAATTTCATCAGGCGCTCGCACTACCCGGCGCCGCCGGTGCTCCTGATGCCATCGATGCCATCGATGCATTTGGCAGCGAGCCCATCACAGCGGACGACATTGCCGCATGGGTGAACAGTGTGCACATACAGATGGGCGCGATGTACAAGCTGCTGGAAGCGGAATTGCCGTGGCTGCCTGAGCCGGTGCAGCCGACAGGCAACGATCTGGTGGCGGCCCGGCCCAGGCTCTACCGGCGCATCATGCACGCGGCAACCCTGCATCCCGAGGCAACTGGTGCCGCCAAGGCACGCTATCATGGTGACTACCATCTCGGCCAGGTATGGCTTTCAAGTAACGATTTCCTGATTACCAACTATGGTGGCGAACCTGGACGGGACTGGGCGCAGCGCCGCTGGAAACACACGCCGCTGCGTGATGTAGCGGGAATGCTGTATTCATTTTCGGAGGTGGCGGCAGCGGCGCTGGATCATGTGGCGGCTGATTTGCCCGAAACGGGCGTCGCGCTGCGGCAGCAAGTGGATACCTGGCAAGCGCAGGCAAGCCGGAATTTCTTCAAGAGCTATCGCAGAGCGATGAAGGGACACGCCTTGTTTCCTTCCGATACACGGATCGCGGATGCGCTGGTCACGCTGTTCATGGTGGAAAAGGCTGCCGCCGGCGTAAGTAACGCGCTCACGCAAAGTTCAAAAACAGCAGTCACCGCCATGCGGCGGCTGATCCAGCTCGGCCAGCGGAGATAG
- a CDS encoding SDR family NAD(P)-dependent oxidoreductase encodes MNKGVCVVVGVGPGNGAAIASQFSANGYQVALCARNQRKLNDIAATIKGSRPFGYDVRDPEAAPKVFAQIRQQLGSIDVLVYNAGAGAFANIDDATLADFQSAWEVNCRGLFLAVKEVLPDMRAAGAGHIIAIGATASIKGGAHFVPFASAKAGQRGLVQSLARYLWPENIHVSYVILDGIVNLPRTRQLMPDKLDEFFMEPFRIAESVYFLTQQDKQAWTFELDLRPYAEKW; translated from the coding sequence ATGAATAAAGGTGTCTGCGTGGTTGTTGGGGTGGGTCCGGGTAACGGTGCCGCGATCGCAAGCCAGTTTTCTGCCAATGGTTACCAGGTAGCCCTTTGCGCGCGTAACCAACGGAAATTGAATGACATTGCGGCGACTATCAAGGGGTCCAGGCCATTCGGGTACGATGTCCGGGACCCCGAAGCCGCACCCAAAGTTTTTGCTCAAATCCGGCAGCAACTTGGCTCGATTGACGTTCTTGTGTACAACGCGGGTGCAGGCGCTTTTGCCAATATCGACGACGCCACGCTGGCGGATTTCCAGTCTGCCTGGGAAGTTAATTGCAGGGGGCTGTTTCTCGCGGTAAAGGAGGTGCTCCCCGATATGCGCGCTGCGGGAGCCGGTCATATCATCGCCATCGGTGCGACCGCATCCATCAAGGGCGGAGCCCATTTTGTTCCCTTCGCATCCGCGAAGGCCGGTCAACGGGGACTCGTCCAGTCTCTGGCCAGATATCTCTGGCCAGAGAATATTCACGTCAGCTATGTCATACTCGACGGGATCGTGAATCTGCCGCGAACCAGGCAGCTGATGCCTGACAAGCTGGATGAATTCTTTATGGAACCCTTCCGGATTGCGGAATCCGTCTACTTTCTCACGCAGCAGGACAAACAAGCCTGGACATTCGAACTCGACCTTCGGCCTTACGCGGAGAAATGGTAG
- a CDS encoding MarR family transcriptional regulator produces MSKPDRPANARRREFIQLLNSTDQYWMDVLGDKLFHDLNYYDLFTQMWLRLDGTTRDTFYKSELHQLMPNISQRTAIKYIQIAIDHGLLIEHMDPEDLRSRQITMSAGLKKKIELFLDYSISVFEVFPLPVSRRHNS; encoded by the coding sequence ATGAGCAAACCCGATAGACCCGCGAATGCAAGACGCCGTGAGTTTATTCAATTACTGAACAGCACGGATCAATACTGGATGGATGTCCTGGGAGACAAGCTCTTCCATGACTTGAACTACTACGATCTTTTTACGCAGATGTGGTTGCGGCTGGACGGAACGACACGAGACACTTTTTATAAATCCGAGCTGCATCAACTCATGCCGAACATCAGTCAACGCACTGCCATCAAATATATTCAGATTGCAATCGATCATGGCTTGCTCATCGAGCACATGGATCCGGAAGATCTCCGCTCCAGACAAATAACCATGTCCGCCGGTCTCAAGAAAAAAATCGAGCTTTTTCTGGATTATTCCATTTCGGTATTCGAAGTGTTCCCCTTGCCGGTTTCCCGGCGACACAATTCTTGA
- a CDS encoding fatty acid desaturase — protein sequence MINRIEKTWFRYQGGLLPNISALFYCQLAYFGGAGLILSLNPILMAAGTLAMAHGMVIASYLIHDCGHNTLFKSPCHNAVVGKALNWLSGGCYGTYADLRMTHMQHHVDNADVGTLDYRGYLARHPAQRKMVEVLEWLYVPAVELIMHGVLILAPFVFKEKKDQRLRIMRVAVIRFSLLLALFLYSPMAYLCYLLAYTILLTVLRFMDAFQHNYGVLAFADSAELIKHRGDRDYEESHTFSNLISIKHPWLNLLTLNFGYHNAHHARPTTPWHLLPTLHQTLYGNDTSVVIPFWKQLSSFHKNRVARVFGDDSETQGDRFAQRLWDGSAVGIGGVSFLTPF from the coding sequence ATGATTAATAGGATCGAGAAAACCTGGTTTCGCTATCAAGGCGGACTGCTGCCGAACATTTCAGCGCTGTTTTACTGCCAGTTGGCTTATTTTGGCGGCGCCGGGCTTATTTTATCGTTGAATCCGATCCTGATGGCGGCCGGCACGCTCGCCATGGCGCATGGCATGGTGATCGCTTCGTATTTGATCCATGACTGCGGGCACAATACCTTGTTCAAGTCGCCGTGTCACAATGCCGTGGTGGGGAAGGCGTTAAACTGGCTTAGCGGCGGCTGTTACGGCACGTACGCGGATTTGCGTATGACGCATATGCAGCACCATGTGGATAATGCGGATGTGGGGACGCTCGACTACAGAGGCTATCTTGCCAGGCATCCGGCCCAACGCAAAATGGTAGAGGTATTGGAGTGGCTATATGTGCCCGCCGTGGAATTGATCATGCATGGCGTGCTTATCCTTGCTCCATTCGTCTTCAAGGAAAAGAAGGATCAACGGCTGCGTATAATGCGGGTAGCAGTGATCCGCTTCAGCCTGCTTCTGGCGCTGTTCCTCTACTCACCGATGGCCTATCTGTGCTATCTGCTGGCTTATACCATCCTGTTGACCGTGTTGCGTTTCATGGATGCATTCCAGCATAACTATGGCGTCCTGGCGTTTGCGGACAGCGCGGAGCTGATCAAGCACAGGGGCGACCGGGACTATGAGGAATCCCACACATTCAGCAACCTGATTTCGATCAAGCATCCGTGGCTGAATCTGCTCACTCTCAACTTCGGGTATCACAATGCGCATCACGCCAGGCCCACCACGCCCTGGCACCTGCTGCCAACGTTGCATCAGACGCTGTATGGGAACGATACGTCGGTTGTCATTCCGTTCTGGAAGCAATTATCAAGCTTCCATAAGAACAGGGTCGCACGCGTATTCGGCGACGATAGCGAGACGCAGGGAGACCGGTTTGCACAGCGCCTGTGGGATGGTTCAGCAGTGGGTATTGGCGGAGTGTCTTTCCTGACCCCATTCTAA